One region of Triticum aestivum cultivar Chinese Spring chromosome 6B, IWGSC CS RefSeq v2.1, whole genome shotgun sequence genomic DNA includes:
- the LOC123133032 gene encoding SKP1-like protein 1, whose protein sequence is MATSDAGKEKMIMLQSSDGEEFRVEEVVTMESQTIRHMIEDDCADKAIPIPNINSEILSKVIEYCNKHVTAKPGNVSTVSPGASASNTVAPATIAEDLKIWDAEFIKINHATLFDLIQVARYLKIKGLLDLTCQTIADMISGKTMEEIRNFFNIKSDYLPKEEEKICRENQWTFQ, encoded by the exons ATGGCAACCTCAGACGCGGGCAAGGAGAAGATGATCATGCTCCAGTCGTCCGACGGAGAGGAGTTTCGGGTGGAGGAGGTGGTCACCATGGAGTCGCAGACCATCCGCCACATGATTGAGGATGATTGCGCTGATAAAGCCATCCCGATACCCAACATCAACTCCGAGATCCTCTCCAAGGTCATCGAGTACTGCAACAAACATGTCACGGCCAAGCCAGGCAACGTCTCCACTGTATCCCCCGGTGCCTCTGCGTCTAACACCGTGGCTCCCGCCACCATAGCTGAGGACCTCAAGATCTGGGACGCAGAATTCATCAAGATCAACCATGCCACCCTCTTCGACCTCATCCAA GTTGCAAGATACCTCAAGATCAAGGGTCTGTTGGACCTGACTTGCCAGACTATTGCCGACATGATTAGTGGCAAAACTATGGAGGAGATCCGTAATTTCTTCAATATTAAGAGCGACTACTTgccaaaggaggaggagaagatctGCAGGGAGAACCAGTGGACGTTTCAGTAG